In the genome of Streptomyces sp. NBC_00190, one region contains:
- a CDS encoding SH3 domain-containing protein, whose product MMPSPPRPFGTVVSTIGVNLRKYPSTDSSIIGNLSHGAEVGLGSKVHAQTIDGNSMWYLLRDEAAWVAARHVDNTGDVPLSKDVEPASPQG is encoded by the coding sequence ATGATGCCCAGTCCACCCCGGCCGTTCGGCACCGTTGTCAGCACCATCGGCGTCAACCTGCGGAAGTATCCGAGTACTGACTCCTCCATCATCGGCAACCTGAGCCACGGCGCCGAGGTCGGTCTGGGCAGCAAGGTGCACGCCCAGACCATCGACGGCAACAGCATGTGGTACCTGCTGCGCGACGAGGCCGCGTGGGTCGCCGCCCGGCACGTCGACAACACCGGAGATGTACCGCTGTCCAAGGACGTCGAACCGGCATCTCCGCAGGGCTAA
- a CDS encoding DUF4436 family protein — MAPPSESPRPRRFGASMLPVLLLVAVLIVVAVSVGSWLQFTEQQAIDTVHPVGSAAPDRVDVEATVQRVAPAARELVLRVRVTPRGALGEQEGIASVADLSLQTSTATLGDLEFTAHERITTRDMKVAIAGGSVSDYPFDTYETDIGFWASVGGKQVPVRMQFSNNDTLFSISPTPIPSGQAAVVWLELSRSGSLLVFAVFMMLVMWALASSVLIGTWYLTTRREGLVWPALAWMAATLFALSAFRNTAPGTPPIGCVLDWFAFLWAETIIALCLIAVVITGVRTALRPGDTHHT, encoded by the coding sequence ATGGCCCCACCCTCGGAATCACCTCGCCCACGCCGCTTCGGGGCGTCGATGCTGCCCGTCCTGCTCCTCGTCGCGGTCCTGATCGTGGTGGCGGTGTCCGTGGGGTCGTGGCTGCAGTTCACCGAGCAGCAGGCGATCGACACGGTCCACCCGGTCGGATCCGCAGCCCCCGACCGGGTGGACGTGGAGGCCACCGTCCAACGCGTCGCCCCCGCGGCCAGAGAGCTCGTACTGAGGGTCCGGGTCACCCCGCGAGGGGCCCTCGGCGAACAGGAGGGAATCGCCTCGGTGGCCGATCTCAGCCTCCAGACCTCCACGGCGACACTCGGCGACCTGGAATTCACGGCGCACGAGCGGATCACAACCAGGGACATGAAGGTCGCGATCGCAGGTGGATCGGTCAGCGACTACCCGTTCGACACCTACGAGACCGACATCGGGTTCTGGGCATCGGTGGGTGGCAAGCAGGTGCCGGTGCGGATGCAGTTCTCCAACAACGACACGCTCTTCTCGATCTCCCCGACACCCATCCCGTCCGGGCAGGCGGCCGTCGTGTGGCTGGAGCTGTCCCGATCGGGCAGCCTGCTCGTCTTCGCGGTCTTCATGATGCTCGTGATGTGGGCGCTGGCGTCGTCCGTGCTCATCGGGACCTGGTACCTGACGACCCGCCGCGAGGGCCTGGTCTGGCCCGCCCTCGCCTGGATGGCCGCCACCCTGTTCGCCCTCTCGGCCTTCCGCAACACCGCCCCCGGCACACCCCCGATCGGCTGCGTGCTGGACTGGTTCGCCTTCCTGTGGGCCGAGACCATCATCGCTCTCTGCCTGATCGCCGTGGTCATCACCGGCGTCCGCACCGCCCTCCGCCCAGGCGACACCCACCACACCTAG
- a CDS encoding ROK family transcriptional regulator → MRQAGTNLPKVGRYNQAVVLDQIQLADGISRVEIAQQTGLTPQTVSGIVRRLLDEGIVREDGASRVASGGKPRTTLRLNAESGSAVGLHFDPIELTCSVVDLRGRPLVVKRRPTPPSIDPSHVVTAMAELVSEVLDEADVPRDKVLGLGLAAPGPIDQELGMIVTPPQLARWTRVPMKRMLSEATGLPVTLDNDATAAAVGERWSGAGKGVANFAYFLFGTGIGGGLILNHQVYRGGSLNAGEFGHSSVLPDGPECYCGNRGCLERLANPSAIVAEVHRRLADRPRGDSELSRAFDRDPASVDHASIRLAAAAGDPVAAAVIDETAEHVASVAVSIANFIDVDLIVLGGHGIQHVESRYVDVVASALATRALSRSIRVVEVKASPLGTDAAVVGGASLVLHSTYSPQLSALLAD, encoded by the coding sequence GTGCGGCAGGCAGGAACCAACCTCCCCAAGGTGGGGCGGTACAACCAAGCGGTGGTGTTGGACCAGATCCAGCTGGCCGACGGCATCAGCCGGGTGGAGATCGCCCAGCAGACGGGCCTCACGCCGCAGACGGTCTCCGGCATCGTGCGCCGCCTGCTGGACGAGGGCATCGTCCGGGAGGACGGGGCCAGCAGGGTCGCCAGCGGCGGGAAGCCCCGCACCACGCTGCGGCTCAACGCGGAGTCGGGCAGTGCGGTCGGACTGCACTTCGACCCGATCGAACTGACCTGCTCCGTGGTCGACCTGCGCGGACGTCCTCTGGTCGTCAAGAGGCGCCCCACCCCGCCCAGCATCGACCCGTCCCATGTGGTGACGGCCATGGCCGAGCTGGTCTCGGAAGTACTGGACGAAGCGGATGTCCCGCGCGACAAGGTGCTGGGTCTGGGCCTCGCCGCCCCGGGGCCGATCGACCAGGAGCTCGGCATGATCGTCACTCCGCCTCAGCTCGCGCGCTGGACCCGGGTGCCGATGAAGAGAATGCTGAGCGAGGCCACCGGACTGCCGGTGACGCTGGACAACGACGCCACCGCCGCCGCGGTCGGTGAACGCTGGTCCGGCGCGGGCAAGGGCGTGGCGAACTTCGCGTACTTCCTCTTCGGCACCGGCATCGGTGGTGGCCTGATCCTCAACCACCAGGTGTACAGAGGCGGTTCGCTCAACGCGGGAGAGTTCGGGCACTCGTCCGTGCTCCCCGACGGGCCGGAATGCTACTGCGGCAACCGGGGCTGTCTGGAGCGGCTGGCGAATCCCTCGGCAATCGTGGCCGAGGTACACCGTCGGCTCGCCGACCGGCCTCGGGGCGACAGTGAACTGTCGCGTGCCTTCGACCGGGATCCGGCTTCGGTCGACCATGCCTCGATCCGGCTCGCCGCCGCGGCCGGCGACCCCGTCGCCGCCGCTGTCATCGACGAGACCGCCGAACACGTCGCGTCGGTCGCCGTCAGCATCGCCAACTTCATCGACGTGGATCTCATCGTTCTCGGCGGTCACGGCATCCAGCACGTGGAATCGCGCTACGTCGACGTCGTCGCCTCGGCACTGGCAACCAGAGCGCTGTCCCGCAGCATCCGGGTCGTCGAGGTCAAGGCGTCCCCCCTCGGCACGGACGCCGCCGTGGTGGGTGGCGCCTCCCTCGTACTGCACTCGACGTACTCGCCCCAGCTGTCCGCTCTTCTCGCTGACTGA